From Mercenaria mercenaria strain notata chromosome 17, MADL_Memer_1, whole genome shotgun sequence, the proteins below share one genomic window:
- the LOC123537078 gene encoding retinol dehydrogenase 7-like, translating to MLFFAGIVCAAVLILFLIIINLYMRTLEVNDQSNRHIFITGCDTGFGYLLARTLDTKGVNVIAGCLTEKGTHDVKQVTSSRLKTVIVDVTDKESVKKAFERTEQLVGERGLWGLVNNAGIMQNFCPAEWTTIEDFEAESKVNLFGTVSVTLTFLPLLRKSRGRLVNVCSVVANWGYPGLSNYVVSKAGVKIFTTCLRRELLNSGVTAHTIEPGGYNTNIANRDKFLAIMKKAYLKADPEKKVYYGGNISSYLIMTIKLFGIFINKKPQNVADSMVHALLAKYPKMAYSVGLDAVLVFGFLSWLPEWLVDKLIGWPAPYGKLCSELEDLSTKES from the exons atgttattCTTCGCAGGAATAGTCTGCGCagcagttttaattttatttttgatcattataaatttatacatgcgAACGCTGGAAGTAAACGACCAATCAAACCGGCATATTTTTATAACCGGATGTGACACTGGGTTCGGATACCTTTTGGCAAGAACATTAGATACTAAAGGAGTAAATGTAATTGCGGGATGTCTTACAGAAAAAGGGACACATGATGTGAAGCAAGTGACATCATCAAGGCTTAAGACGGTTATAGTGGATGTGACGGATAAAGAATCGGTTAAAAAGGCATTTGAACGAACTGAACAGCTTGTAGGAGAACGAG GATTATGGGGTCTTGTAAACAATGCTGGCATAATGCAGAATTTCTGTCCAGCTGAATGGACAACAATAGAAGATTTTGAAGCAGAAAGTAAAGTGAACTTGTTTGGAAcagtctctgtgaccttgaccttcttgCCATTGCTACGAAAATCCAGAGGACGGCTAGTCAATGTTTGCAGCGTTGTGGCCAACTGGGGCTATCCTGGATTATCAAATTACGTTGTTTCCAAGGCTGGCGTTAAGATATTCACAACTTGCTTACG AAGAGAATTGTTAAACTCCGGTGTAACAGCACACACAATAGAGCCCGGCGGTTACAACACGAATATtgcaaatagagacaaatttctgGCTATAATGAAGAAAGCTTACCTTAAAGCAGATCCCGAGAAAAAGGTTTACTACGGTGGAAATATTTCTTCATATC TGATCATGACAATAAAACTCTTTGGCATTTTCATCAACAAAAAGCCgcaaaatgttgcagacagcatGGTGCATGCGTTACTGGCAAAATATCCAAAGATGGCTTACTCTGTTGGGTTAGATGCCGTGCTGGTTTTCGGTTTTCTGTCCTGGCTGCCTGAATGGTTAGTCGACAAACTTATAGGATGGCCAGCACCCTATGGAAAACTGTGTTCGGAGCTGGAAGATCTGTCAACCAAAGAAAGCTGA
- the LOC128550219 gene encoding dehydrogenase/reductase SDR family member 9-like, protein MVPMVYLWDVYNMINDFFFGAYCHLIQTLEINNQSNRYVFITGCDTGFGYLLARTLDAKGVNVVAGCHTEKWAHDLKKVTSSRLRTVVVDVTDKESVKKAVMGSRKQCWHHTEFLTTVDDYKVDSEVNLFGTISVTLAFLPLLRKSRGRLVNVCSIFANWRYPGLSSYLLK, encoded by the exons ATGGTTCCAATGGTTTATCTATGGGATGTGTATAACATGATCAATGACTTTTTCTTCGGTGCCTACTGCCATTTAATT CAAACACTGGAAATAAATAATCAGTCAAACCGTTATGTGTTTATAACCGGATGTGACACTGGATTCGGGTATCTTTTGGCCAGAACTCTAGATGCAAAAGGCGTGAATGTAGTTGCGGGATGCCACACAGAAAAATGGGCACATGATTTGAAGAAAGTGACGTCATCAAGACTGAGAACGGTAGTAGTGGATGTGACAGACAAAGAGTCGGTAAAGAAAGC GGTTATGGGGTCTCGTAAACAATGCTGGCATCATACAGAATTTCTGACAACAGTAGATGACTACAAAGTAGACAGTGAGGTGAACTTGTTCGGAACAATTTCGGTGACCTTGGCTTTTCTACCGTTGCTACGGAAGTCCCGAGGAAGGCTAGTCAATGTATGCAGCATTTTCGCCAACTGGAGATACCCTGGATTATCCAGTTATCTACTTAAATAA
- the LOC123536482 gene encoding uncharacterized protein LOC123536482: MQPQWYIFALAMVLCILRTAFGCSCAESFEQMIGNAEFAALVKVTSDEIPSSNGHYYEVDKICVLKTPYGTDVERVYLTSRRMPEGVRTSCDGPNLTKEKVYLIIGRLHDTDNPDVDSISYYGCGGFAIQWHPQMSPRTKANMKELLPFEDCPSEHS; encoded by the exons ATGCAGCCACAATGGTATATATTTGCTTTGGCTATGGTACTTTGTATCTTAAGGACTGCCTTTGGCTGCTCTTGTGCGGAGTCATTTGAACAAATGATTGGAAATGCTGAATTTG CCGCCCTAGTCAAAGTTACTTCAGATGAGATACCTTCGTCTAATGGACATTATTATGAAGTTgacaaaatatgtgttttaaag ACGCCGTATGGGACAGACGTGGAGAGGGTCTATTTGACCTCCCGTAGGATGCCAGAAGGAGTAAGGACGTCGTGTGATGGACCCAACCTGACAAAGGAAAAAGTTTATCTAATCATAG GTCGGTTACACGACACAGACAACCCTGATGTTGACTCCATTTCATATTACGGATGTGGTGGATTCGCTATACAATGGCACCCGCAGATGAGTCCGCGGACGAAAGCAAACATGAAAGAACTCCTGCCATTTGAAGACTGCCCTAGTGAACACTCATAA
- the LOC123536481 gene encoding myomodulin neuropeptides 1-like, producing MYYKISLAVVLLSLYTASGSEEFTNTDSTNDESFSRVRRGGFSMLRLGRGLQMLRLGKRALPMLRMGRSGADSLSEEDLQYLFNLMRNDRQVPLPRYGKDLAFQYMLMNALKNAELNSAYDEDIEPRYGLGYDLESTNERQIRPAPRPGRYRRSTDKMATGSDDKTYVGADQVYDDIPDLESEDRYDDDLSARVAPLMRYGKYVNYDLDDEADVDKRAMRMLRLGRGMRMLRLGKRPMTSDLSEDVTEADKRALRLLRLGKRPKFAMLRMGRGDMEEEKRALRLLRLGKKSDADES from the coding sequence GGTCCGAAGAGTTTACAAACACAGATTCAACAAACGATGAGTCATTTAGTAGAGTCCGACGTGGGGGGTTCAGCATGCTTCGACTTGGGCGTGGCCTGCAGATGTTACGACTTGGAAAGAGAGCTCTACCTATGTTGAGAATGGGCAGATCTGGTGCAGATTCTTTATCAGAAGAAGATTTACAGTATCTGTTTAACTTGATGAGAAACGATAGACAGGTACCACTCCCTCGTTATGGAAAAGATCTAGCCTTCCAATATATGTTAATGAATGCTTTGAAAAATGCTGAACTTAATAGTGCATATGACGAAGATATTGAGCCTCGTTATGGATTAGGTTACGATCTCGAATCTACAAATGAAAGGCAAATTCGCCCAGCACCTCGCCCGGGCAGATACAGAAGATCAACAGACAAAATGGCTACCGGAAGTGACGATAAAACATACGTAGGCGCTGATCAAGTTTACGATGACATTCCCGATTTAGAATCTGAAGATAGATATGACGATGATCTAAGTGCAAGAGTTGCTCCGCTGATGAGGTACGGTAAATATGTTAATTACGATCTTGATGATGAAGCCGATGTGGACAAAAGAGCTATGCGAATGCTGCGTTTAGGTAGAGGAATGAGAATGCTTAGATTAGGAAAACGCCCAATGACCTCTGATTTGTCCGAAGATGTGACGGAAGCTGACAAACGTGCATTGCGACTACTCAGATTAGGAAAGCGTCCTAAATTCGCGATGTTGCGCATGGGTAGAGGTGACATGGAAGAAGAAAAAAGAGCATTAAGATTACTGAGACTTGGCAAAAAGTCCGACGCTGATGAATCGTGA